A region of the Desulfobacter postgatei 2ac9 genome:
TTGCCCGCAGCCACAGCGCAAATCATATTGTTGTTGATCAAAAATCCCGGTTCCATGGCCAAAGTCTGGGACGCTGTTTCACGCATTTTTTTCAATGCATCAATACGGGCAAGGATCTGGGAGGTTTTCCTGGGCATCCGGGTTTTGGGATAGGACGGCAGTTCCCGGTGAGGTAAGGCAAGAGCGGTTTCAATGGCCTTGACGCATAACTGCCCGTACATGCCGCTCTGTTTAGGGCTAAGGGCCCGATGTTTCAATATCGACTCGACACTGGTCGGCCTGTGCTGAACCATGGTCAGAATGGACTGGTTGGACATAATTTTAAAGGGAGGCAGATCCTTTTTCTCGGCCTCGGAAAGTCGGACTTCCAGCAAATGCTCCAGCACGGCAAGGCTGCGGTTGTCAAGTTTTCCGGCTCCCTTGAACCGTCTGAACAAGGGTCTTGAATGATTGCTCTCGTATTTGACCCTGGCCTGCAACTCAAACTCCTCTTCAGCCCAGGCCAGACGCCCGATCTTTTCAAGACGTTCTTTTAAAAGGTCATGCAGGTCCACAAGCGTTGCCACATCCCCCACACTGTAGGCAATCATCTCCTCTTTCAAGGGCCGTTTTGACCAGTCCACCTTCTGGTATTTTTTATCCACATCAATATCAAAAAAAGATTTCAAAAGTGCGCCCAATCCCCGTTCCTTAATATTTAAGAAACGGCAGGCAATCTCGGTGTCAAACAGGTTTTCAATTTCAACGGACAACTCCCGGTCAAGGCTTCTGACATCAAAGTCTGATCCATGAAACACCTTGATAATCTCCGGGTTTTCAAGAATTCGGGAAAAGGGTAAAAAATCATTGATCAGAAAAGGATCCAGCAGCCAGGCCTGGTTTGGGCCTGCAATCTGGATCAGGCATATCTTTTCTGAAAAACAGTGCATGGAATCGGCTTCCAGATCCACACCGATTATTTCACAGGGTTCAAGTTTCAGGCATACTTGTGCCAGGTCTTTGTCCGTTGTTATAAACTGATAAACCACCTTAGTTTTCCCTTGATTGTTTAAAACACTTCTTTTAAAATTCTTTTTTTTAATTAACGGCTTTTTCTTACAATGCCTGATCATACGCTGCCTTTGGAAATAGGGCAAGATCGGGGCATGATATATAAAACAGGAAGTAAAAAAAAAATGATTCAAATAACTTTCCCGGATAATGCAGTAAAAGAATTTAACGAACCGCCCACAGGCATGGATGTGGCAAAAAGCATTTCCGAAGGATTTGCCCGCAACTGCGTGGCTATGGCAATAGAGGGCAAAGCCCTTGATTTAGGCACGGTCATTGAAGAGGACAGTGCAGTGAGCTTTATCACCGCCAACGACGACCAGGGGCTGGATATCCTACGACACTCCTCAGCCCATGTCATGGCCGAAGCCGTACTCAACCTCTACCCGGACGCCAAACTGACCATCGGTCCTGTGGTTGAAGATGGATTTTATTATGATATTGACATGGATCCGGTAAGCGAAACTGACCTTGAAAACATTGAAGCGGAGATGAAAAAAATCATCCAGGCCAAGGCAGGTTTTGAACGGCAGGTGGTCACACGGCAGCAGGCGCTTGAGCTGTTTGCCGACAATCCGTTTAAGGTGGAACTGATTAACGAGTTGCCCGAAGGCGAAGAGATCTCTTTGTACCAAAACGGCAAATTCATTGACCTGTGCCGCGGCCCCCATATCCCCAACACCGGCATGATCAAGGGGGTCAAACTCTTAAAAACCTCCGGTGCCTACTGGCGGGCGGATCAGTCCCGGGAACAGCTCCAGCGGCTGTACGGCATCTCCTTTTTTGACAAAAAGAAACTCAACGCCTATCTCACCATGATTGAGGAAGCCAAGAAACGGGACCACAGGAAACTTGGCACCCGCCTGGATCTGTACTCTTTCCATGACGAAGCACCGGGTATGCCCTTTTTCCATGCCAAAGGCATTGCCATGTGGAATGCGCTTTTGGAATACTGGCGCATGGAGCATAAAAAAGACGGGTATGTGGAGACCAAAACCCCGGTGATGATGACCCGAAAACTTTGGGAGCAAAGCGGTCACTGGGAAAACTACCGGGAAAACATGTACACATCCACCATTGATGACGAGGAATACGCCATCAAACCCATGAACTGTCCCGGCGGCATGATCCTTTACAAAACAACATCCCACTCTTACAAAGACCTGCCCCACCGGGCCGGAGAGATCGGGCTGGTGCACCGCCATGAATTTTCAGGCGCGTTGTCAGGATTGTTCCGGGTCCGGGCCTTTCACCAGGATGATGCCCATATTTTCATGACCCCGGACCAGATCCAGGAAGAAGTTTTAGGCGTTTTGAAACTGGCTGAACGGGTCTATGCGCGGTTTGGACTATCCTTTCACCTGGAGCTCTCCACAAGGCCTGAAAAATCAATCGGCACGGATGAACAATG
Encoded here:
- a CDS encoding ribonuclease D, producing MVYQFITTDKDLAQVCLKLEPCEIIGVDLEADSMHCFSEKICLIQIAGPNQAWLLDPFLINDFLPFSRILENPEIIKVFHGSDFDVRSLDRELSVEIENLFDTEIACRFLNIKERGLGALLKSFFDIDVDKKYQKVDWSKRPLKEEMIAYSVGDVATLVDLHDLLKERLEKIGRLAWAEEEFELQARVKYESNHSRPLFRRFKGAGKLDNRSLAVLEHLLEVRLSEAEKKDLPPFKIMSNQSILTMVQHRPTSVESILKHRALSPKQSGMYGQLCVKAIETALALPHRELPSYPKTRMPRKTSQILARIDALKKMRETASQTLAMEPGFLINNNMICAVAAGKPASLEDLLLIPGMRNWQVEALGEHILETLSRVQ
- the thrS gene encoding threonine--tRNA ligase — translated: MIQITFPDNAVKEFNEPPTGMDVAKSISEGFARNCVAMAIEGKALDLGTVIEEDSAVSFITANDDQGLDILRHSSAHVMAEAVLNLYPDAKLTIGPVVEDGFYYDIDMDPVSETDLENIEAEMKKIIQAKAGFERQVVTRQQALELFADNPFKVELINELPEGEEISLYQNGKFIDLCRGPHIPNTGMIKGVKLLKTSGAYWRADQSREQLQRLYGISFFDKKKLNAYLTMIEEAKKRDHRKLGTRLDLYSFHDEAPGMPFFHAKGIAMWNALLEYWRMEHKKDGYVETKTPVMMTRKLWEQSGHWENYRENMYTSTIDDEEYAIKPMNCPGGMILYKTTSHSYKDLPHRAGEIGLVHRHEFSGALSGLFRVRAFHQDDAHIFMTPDQIQEEVLGVLKLAERVYARFGLSFHLELSTRPEKSIGTDEQWETATNGLRNAIEAYGREFMINEGDGAFYGPKIDIHIKDALGRTWQCGTIQLDMALPERFDLTYKGADNEKHRPIMIHRVIYGSMERFFGILVEHFAGKFPLWLAPVQAVILPINQELAPYAKEIQHLLALHDIRCDVDDRSETLKKKIREAQLDYIPLIITIGDKEKEEKVLSVRTLDGKVKMGVTHEEFLTKVCAHIRDRVLEGIDL